Part of the Bacteroidota bacterium genome, CTTATTTTGATGCGGTAATATCTTGTATGTCGAAATGCCATTTCGACTTACATAGACATTATAGATGTAAAGTAATAGCCCCGATTTTTGAACAATCTTTCGTTAGGTAAAAAATCGGAAGTTTTACAGAGCCGATTCAGTCCGTTTGCACCTAAGGAGTCATTTGATCGAACGGATGGGTCGGCTTTTGTATTGATATAGGAAAAGATTACCCTTTCCACTCCTTAACACCTTTTTCATCTATCAATGCGTGAATCAAGGGCGGCAGGATTGGAATATTCTTTCCTATCGTGATACTGGCTTGTAAGCGTTGTACAGCAGCGTCGAGTTTTGTTTTATCATCTGCAAAAACGACAGCGAGTGTTTCGTTAGGAGAAACTTTATCGCCAACTTTTTTATTGAATAAAATTCCGGATTTCATATCTATAACATCATCCACTTTCATTCTGCCTGCGCCAATCATAATTCCCACAAAACCGACTTCGAGTGCATCAATGTTTTCTATGTATCCGGCGGAATTGCTTTTTACTTCAAAGGAAAATTTGCTCTTGGGATATTTTGTTAGATCCTCAATGAACGATTTATCGCCGCCTTGCCGTTCGACCATCTCCAGAAATTTCTGATATGCTTTTCCGTTTTCAATTGTTTCTTTGCATTTTGCGACACCTTCTTCAATTGTTTTTGCTTTACTGCCTAACATAACCATCGCACCGCTGAGTGTGTAAGTAACTTCCATCAAATCAGGAACATTTTTGCCGCGCATACATTCCACACACTCCACGACTTCGAGCCAGTTACCCACAGCATAACCGAGAGGCTGAGACATGTCCGTTAGAAATCCAATTGTCGTTTTACCGAAATTATTTCCAATAGCAATCAAAGTTTTTGCAAGGTCTATTGCAGCTTCTTTGGTTTGCATAAAGGCGCCGCGTCCGGTTTTAATATCGAGTACAAGTGAATCAATTCCCTCGGCTAATTTTTTACTCATTATACTTCCGGCGATCAGAGGTATGCATTCGACTGTTCCGGTTACATCACGCAGGGCGTACATTTTTTTATCAGCTGGTGCAATCTCATTCGTTTGACCGATCATGACAAGTCCGATGTCGGCGATGACTGATTTGTATTCTTCAAGAGTTAAGTTTGTCCGAAATCCGGGGATAGATTCTAATTTGTCTAATGTTCCGCCTGTATGTCCGAGTCCGCGACCCGAAATCATCGGAACAGGCACACCGCAAGCTGCAACCATCGGGGCGAGTATAATCGAGACTTTATCGCCAATCCCGCCTGTCGAGTGTTTATCGACTTTTATTCCTGGAATAGAAGATAGGTCGACGACAATTCCAGAATTCAACATAATGTCTGTGAATACGGCAGTCTCGTCGAAATCCATTTTGTTAAAATAAACAGCCATCAAAAAAGAAGACATTTGGTAGTCGGGAATTTTGCCTACGACATATCCCTTGATTAATAGTTCCATTTCCTGGCGGGATAATTTCTGTCCGTCGCGTTTTTTTCTGATTATTTCTACGGCACTCATAATATTAATATTCTTTTCTATAAATTTAATGATTTCTTTTGGAGAATTAAAAATTTTTCAACAACCATTTTCCCAATCATTATCCCACAAATAGATTTCGCATCAACTATTTCTTGATTCTCAATCATTTCTACGGTTTTTTGGAGTGGAAGAATTTCAACGGTCATTGTAAGTTCGCCTTCTTCTAAATTTCTTCCATTTGTTGATAGATGTAAATTTTGAGCAAGAAAGATGTGAAGTTGTTCGCTGCAAAAACCGGGAGTGGTAAAAATTGCCGTCAGTTTTTTCCATTTCTTTGCTTTGTATCCGGTTTCTTCTTCTAACTCGCGCTTTGCACAATCGAGCGGGTCTTCGCCGGGGTCTAATTTTCCAGCAGGGAGTTCGTAAATGAATTTGTTTATCGGGTATCGATGCTGCTTGATTAACAAAACTTTATTATCCGGAAAGATTGCAAAAATTACTGCACCACCAGGATGTTCTGCCACTTCCCGTATCGAACGATTTCCGGAATCATATTCAACATCGTCCACGATTGTGTTGAATACTTTTCCGCTATAAATTACTTTTCTTTTAAGAAGTTTTAGGTTCATCTCTGTTTACCAAATGTACAACCTGTTGGGGAAGGGGAATTGTAATACCTGCTTCTGCAAATGTTTTATAAATTTGTTCCCGTATTGTTGTTTCAACGGGCCACTTTTTCTTGAAGTCGTCGGTTCGCATATTCAACCGGAGGATGAGGGCTGATGAAGCGAAATCTATTACGAACACTTCGGGCGCAGGGTCTTTCATAACCTCCGGATGGTTACTTGCAAGTTCAAGGAGTATAGTTCTTGCTTTCGAAATATCGGTGCCGTATTTCACGCCCACATCAATGAATGCCCGGACCGCCTGTTGTGGATACGAATAGTTGATGAGTCGCGATTTTATCATTTCGGCGTTCGGTACAACTACAAAATTATTATCGAAGTTTAAAATTCTGGTACTGCGTAAACCTATTTCTGCAACATCGCCGATTTCTCCTGAGGGAAGTTGTATTCTATCGCCAACTCGATATGGTCTGTCGACCATAATAACAAATCCGGCAATCATATTCGCGAGTGTGTCCTGTGCTGCGAGCGCAATTGCTAAAGAACCCACGCCCAACGATACGAGCAGACTTCCGATACTTACACCGAAGTGTTCTAATATAATCATTAACCCTGTAAGAAATATTACAATGCTAATAATTTTATTAGTGAGTGGCGCAATCGTCGCAGTTAAGTTACTCTGTGTCTTGCGGGAAACCTCGTCCATATACCATCCAAATATTGCTCCAATGAGCCGGCTTACTAATCGTGCAACTGCAAGAACAATTATTATAAATGTTGCTATTTGCAGATAGTATAAAATTTGATTTAGTGTGATATTGTCAGGTGTTGAAATTTTACTTATATGTTCAATTCCAACATA contains:
- a CDS encoding NUDIX hydrolase, whose translation is MNLKLLKRKVIYSGKVFNTIVDDVEYDSGNRSIREVAEHPGGAVIFAIFPDNKVLLIKQHRYPINKFIYELPAGKLDPGEDPLDCAKRELEEETGYKAKKWKKLTAIFTTPGFCSEQLHIFLAQNLHLSTNGRNLEEGELTMTVEILPLQKTVEMIENQEIVDAKSICGIMIGKMVVEKFLILQKKSLNL
- a CDS encoding thymidine phosphorylase yields the protein MSAVEIIRKKRDGQKLSRQEMELLIKGYVVGKIPDYQMSSFLMAVYFNKMDFDETAVFTDIMLNSGIVVDLSSIPGIKVDKHSTGGIGDKVSIILAPMVAACGVPVPMISGRGLGHTGGTLDKLESIPGFRTNLTLEEYKSVIADIGLVMIGQTNEIAPADKKMYALRDVTGTVECIPLIAGSIMSKKLAEGIDSLVLDIKTGRGAFMQTKEAAIDLAKTLIAIGNNFGKTTIGFLTDMSQPLGYAVGNWLEVVECVECMRGKNVPDLMEVTYTLSGAMVMLGSKAKTIEEGVAKCKETIENGKAYQKFLEMVERQGGDKSFIEDLTKYPKSKFSFEVKSNSAGYIENIDALEVGFVGIMIGAGRMKVDDVIDMKSGILFNKKVGDKVSPNETLAVVFADDKTKLDAAVQRLQASITIGKNIPILPPLIHALIDEKGVKEWKG
- a CDS encoding mechanosensitive ion channel, with the translated sequence MFENKIFSHLLIALIIVVASWIVGKVIKFLLYIFGKKILTKTKTTLDDRIIEVLRGNATLISVIVGVYVGIEHISKISTPDNITLNQILYYLQIATFIIIVLAVARLVSRLIGAIFGWYMDEVSRKTQSNLTATIAPLTNKIISIVIFLTGLMIILEHFGVSIGSLLVSLGVGSLAIALAAQDTLANMIAGFVIMVDRPYRVGDRIQLPSGEIGDVAEIGLRSTRILNFDNNFVVVPNAEMIKSRLINYSYPQQAVRAFIDVGVKYGTDISKARTILLELASNHPEVMKDPAPEVFVIDFASSALILRLNMRTDDFKKKWPVETTIREQIYKTFAEAGITIPLPQQVVHLVNRDEPKTS